The genomic interval cattcttctaaactctagattATACAGGCCTAATATACCCAATCTTTTCTCACTGGCATGCCaagcagtctggtgaatctttattgTATTCCCTCtctggcaaatatatccttctaGAAAAGAAGACTAAAATAGTATGTGCCATTCCAGTTGTGGTCTCATCAAAACTTTTTATAACTGAAGTATAATAATAAGCATTTCCTGATTACTAACAATAATTATATGTTTCTGTCAAGTCCCCTCTAAATAAATAATAATGATCACATAATTAAACAAAGatgtattaccagcattttctgattttatttcaaattctaaTATTGGAATTATTTTTCCATCATATTTTTGGATAAATTCCATCATATTTCTATCATATTTCTgcaattcctcccacatcctaacctCATTCTGGTAGGTTAGTTTGTTCTAGAGAAAATGGGTGGTAGGAGAAGCAAGAGGGAGttcatgggcatgtgagaaagaatggattacagggaaataaattgggACAATGCAGCTGAtaagaatgctctgagagctggcatggacttgatgtggCAACTTGCCTCGCTCTATGTTGTATTGAATTACAAGACTAACATAAAATTCTACTTCTCCCGTTTACATCTCAGTATCTATATTCATCCAATAATTAAACTTTTTACCTTGATGTATCACCCTTTTGTTATTTGATCTCTCCTGCaatctacccttttattctgataTGATTTCCATCCCGCAATATATGATAAAACTCTACTTAGCTCTAACTTTTTCCAGTCCTGGTGTAATGTCATTGACCAAAAAATGTtgactttccacagatgatgcctgacctccTGGGAACACCAAGCAtttttgtcaaagtcaaagtggagtttattgtcaaatgcacaagtttttcattgaagtaagtttttcattgcacctgtgcgaacttacttgcagcagcatcacaggcacatagcaccatataaacagcattgacaagaaaaatataaattatacacaatttttacaagaaagaacacaactagaacaaaaaataacagtccatttcagtgcaaagtggtcatagtgttgctaaacagtaCTGATTATGGTTGTGCCCGTTGGTTCAAGAGTCTTCTATTTCCAGCGTCTTTAGTACTTTGTTTTTGTAGAGTCTATTTATATATTTATCTGTAACATGATCAGACTTCGTTCCCTTGTCCTATCCCCACAATAAATCCCAGACACCAACCTTGTGCTCTGTGCTTTATTGCCCTCATTGCTCCCCCTGGCGGCGGGGACTGAAGAAGCAGTTGCATTGTGGGAAGGCCTAGGCCGCAGGCTGCACAACTACCATGGCGACCAACATCGAGGAGATCTTCCGCTCGTTTGTGGTGAAGAAGATCAAGGAGATAGAAGACGAGAAGCACCAGAGGTAACGGCGCGACAGCTCGATAAACAAGGTGGACCAGGTCCGGGCCGACGGAAGACGAGGAAGGAGGGGGATGTGTTTTCGGCTGCCCGGGCTGGCGGTGGATCCGTGCGGCCTCCGCTGGACCGGACGGCGGCAGCTGCCCCGGCTCCGGGccgggcggcggggggggggggcttcgcCGGTGCTGAGTGCTGGCAGCAGAGGGTTGGCGGCTGTTGTTCTTGACGTCTGGGCCGTTCGGCCCATGAGTGACCCCAGGAGTGTGGTGTTTGTCGGGGTTGGGGAGAGAGCCTGGTATTTgagcggggggggaggaggggagcctggtattggaggggggggggagaggggagcctggtgttgagggggggtggggggagaggaggggatctGGTatttgggtggggggagaggaggggagcctggtgttGAGGGgcggtgggggagaggaggggagcctggtatttttgggggggggagggtgggggagaggaggggagcctggtgttttggggggagggagggtgggggagaggaggggagcctggtattttgggggggggagggtgggggagaggaggggagcctggtgttttggggggggggagggtgggggagaggaggggagcctggtgttttggggggggggagggtgggggagtggaggggagccgggggttttggggggggggagggtgggggagaggaggggagcctggtgttttggggggagggagggtgggggagaggaggggagcctggtgttttggggggagggagggtgggggagaggaggggagcctggtgttttggggggagggagggtgggggagaggaggggagcctggtgttttggggggggagaggaggggagcctggtattttgggggggggagggtgggggagaggaggggggcctGGTgttttggggggagggagggtgggggagaggaggggggcctGGTAttttggggggggagaggaggggagcctggtattttggggggggagggtgggggagaggaggggggcctggtattttgggggggggagggtgggggagaggaggggggcctggtattttgggggggaggggggagaggaggggggcctGGTAttttggggggggagaggaggggagcctggtattttggggggggaggaggggagcctggtattttggggtgggggagggtgggggagaggaggggatctGGTATTGggcggggtgggggagaggagggaagccCAGTAtttcggggggggtgggggagcagaggGGAGCCTGGtgttttggggagggggagggtgggggagaggaggggagcctggtgttttggggggagggagggtgggggagaggaggagagcctggtattttggggggggggtgggggagaggaggggagcccggtattttggggggggagggttggggagaggaggggagcccGGTATTTcgtggggggtggggagcggaggggagcctggtattctggggcgggtgggggacaggaggggagcctggtattttgggggggggagggtgggggagaggaggggagcctggtattttggggtgggggggagggtgggggagaggaggggagcctggtattttgggggtggggagaggaggggagcctggtattttgggggtggggagaggaggggagcctggtattttgggggttggggagaggaggggagcctggtattttgggggggggggagggtgggggagaggaggggagcctggtattttgggggggggagggtgggggagaggaggggggcctGGTattttgggggggagggtgggggagaggaggggggcctggtattttggggggggggtgggggagaggaggggggcctggtattttgggggggggagggggggagaggaggggggcctggtattttgggggggggagaggaggggggcctggtattttggggggggggagaggaggggagcctggtattttgggggggggggagaggaggggagcctggtattttggggggggggagaggaggggagcctggtattttgggggggggagaggaggggagcctggtattttgggggttggggagaggaggggagcctggtattttgggggtaggggagaggaggggagcctggtattttgggggggggagcggaggggagcctggtattttgggggtgggggagaggaggggagcctggtattttgggggtgggggagaggaggggagcctggtattttgggggtggggagaggaggggagcctggtattttgggggtggggagaggaggggagcctggtattttgggggttggggagaggaggggagcctggtattttgggggtgggggagaggaggggagcctggtgttttgggggtgggggagaggaggggatctGGTAtttcggggggggtgggggagaggaggggagcctggtattgaggggggggggtgggggagaggaggggttctGGTATTTGGGCggggggagaggagtggagcCTTGtattgagggggggtgggggagaggaggggagcctggtattttgagggtgggggagaggaggggagcctggtatcttggggaggggaggtgggcgagaggaggggagcctggtatcttggggagggggggtgggcgagaggaggggagcctggtatcttggggaggggggggtgggtgagaggaggggagcctggtatcttggggaggggggggtgggcgagaggaggggagcctggtatcttgaggaggggagcctggtatcttggggaggggggggtgggcgagaggaggggagcctggtatcttggggagggggggtgggcgagaggaggggagcctggtatcttggggagggggggtgggcgagaggaggggagcctggtatcttggggaggggggggtgggcgagaggaggggagcctggtatcttggggaggggggggtgggcgagaggaggggagcctggtatcttggggaggggggggtgggcgaAAGGAGGGGACCCTGGTatcttggggagggggggggtgggcgagaggaggggagcctggtatcttggggaggggggggtgggcgagaggaggggagcctggtatgttgggggggggggggtgggcgagaggaggggagcctggtatcttgggggggggggggtgggcgagaggaggggagcctggtatcttggggagggggggggtgggcgcgaggaggggagcctggtatcttggggaggggggggtggggaagaggaggggagcctggtatcttggggagggggggtggggaagaggagcccagcgtttttggtgggcgggggTGCGGGTGGTAGAAGAGAAAGCATGGCAAACAGTGATGCGTGATTGGCCGTGCAGGAACTCGGGAAAAGCAtctggatgggtggggggggcagtAATTTGAGAGcttggatgggtggggggggcagtAATTTGAGAGcttgggtggtggggggttggtggtggcaGCCTGCGATGATGCTGCAGGTTTGTGGATGTGGTTGGGTTCCCAGGGCTAGATATTTGTTGGATTGAGGACATCCAAACCAGTTGGAAGGATTGAGACTGTGGTGCCCAATCTGGCAGCCATAGGGCAGGACATTTGCAGAGCAGGGCAGGCACAGACAAGAAAATCTGGTTCTGTAGACACAAGCCAAGTATAAGCAGGGTGCTGACCAATGGGACTCAGACCAGTGGCCCAGAGGGCCTAGTCCAGTTCAGCAAGCTCAATACAGCAGCCCAGCAATTCACCACAGAAGATTAGACAGCAGGGAGTAGCAGGCCAGTAGGCTTGACACAGAGCTCCTGTCCTTGTAATCCCAGTTGCCCAAGAGTTGATATTTGCTATGTGAAGATCCTCAATTCTCCCCAAAAATGAAATGATTTAATCTTTCAACATCTGGTATTTTGGGTATTAACATTTATTGACACTGTTatctatgtgttttttttaaccaaaatggcATTGGAACTATAGCAGGATATTGCCTCACATGCTAAGAACTGAAATCTGTTGAGATTCAATGCTGTAACAAGAAACAATAGGTTATTACTTGGCTTTGTTTTTATGGAAGAGATATGGTATAATTACAACTGGTGAGCTGCTAAAGTGTTGTGGAGATTTGTCCAGCACAATGAGTGGTGCTGAAGCTGTATTTAACTGATCAATATTTGCAGATATCAACCAATAGACCATATGGGGGAGGGAACATCCTGTATAGGATTTTGTTTTGTATGCTTTGATTGGGGAAACAACTATAAGAAAAATACAGTTCTATgtttaccttttttttccccctgtaatGTTATTTTCCCTTATGATTCGTGGGCAATGTGCTTGCTGCTCCTTGGCTTCTGCTTCATTGGAATGGTTAATTGGTGGTGCACAGTAGCATTCTactgattatcactgacttgtatgacatgaaatttgttgtttggcagcagcagtacagtagaaAGACAACAACtgctataaattagaaaatagtacaaacaaaaaaggaataacaaggtagtgttcgtggaccgttcagaaacctgatggcggaggggaagaagctgttcctaaattgttgagtatgggtcttcaggctcctgtacctcctccctgatgatagtattgagaagagggcatgtcccggatggtgagggtccttagtgataggtgttgccttcttgagggactgtctcttgaagatgtcctcgatggtggggagggttgtgcccgtgatggagctggctgagtctatcctctgcagcctcttgcgatctcgtgcattggagcctccataccaggctgtgatgcaaccagttgtaatgctctccgccgtacatctatggaaatttgcactGGTGTGCTGCCACgttgattgtatcaatgtgttgggcccaggatagatcttctgagatgttgaagcctaggaacttgaagctgctcaccctttccactgctgacccctcaatgaggatggTGCatgttctctcgacttccccttcctgaagtccacaatcaattccttggtcttgctgttgttgagtgtgaggttgttgttgcaacacctctCAACctgccgatctatctcactcctgcacaccTTCTCGTCgctatctgagattttaccaacaacagtggtatcatcttaATTTTCCTTCTGCAGCAGTGTGGCAGAGGTTTGGAAGTTGGACTCGATTTAACATGTTGGGGATCCAGTCTGCTTCATGAGTTAACGTACTAAAGGATGAATATTACAGTTTGCTTGTAAGATATTAGTCTGCTGTTGCATGGTGGATTTTGTGGTAAAATTATCTGAGCTCCATTGTATATCTAATACAATAAGCTTCTAATTTATATTGTTTGCAAATATAATACTGGGCACATGAATTTGTTTGATCTATTTGCATTTGTGCTAGGGTATTGATGGAATATTTTGTCCAGTTTTTGTAATAAGTTGAAAAGTGCTCTCGCTTTTGTATATGTTTACAGCTGTCCACAAACCTTTCACAAGCTTTTCAGTGGCAGTTTGGAAAACTTAGACATCATTTTCATCATAACGTTTCCTGAAGTGAATCTGCAAAGTACGTGCGCAAGAAAAACAACAATGTGTCACTTCAGTGAGTCAAATTGAAGAGTCTTCACTGAGGCATGCAGAGTCTAAAGTAAAAGTTattaattcaatgtaaaattataTCTATAAAGCAAATTAAAAGAAGGGAACAATGAGATTAAGAAAGAGAGATAACAGACAAATGATCAACAATAATTAAAAGTCTAAGGAAAAGAGGCTATATATCTTTTAACGTTATTTTCAGTACAGGGCTCCATGGGTTATGGAAGACATAACTCtcagaaatccaactttatgcaaattctcccataaatttttaaagaatatttgaagATAGCTTTGAAAAAAAAACGAAGTTTTTTTGTGGcattcattaacaactggatacagtatactgtatattccattagtttaattatggatagCATTAGGGTGAATATcggatgaaatgaaagaattataggagGTGTATGCAGAGTGACACGATATGGGTAGCTGTAGAAAATGGATATTTCTGACTTTCAGAaaaattggcttatggacagttcATGGTTCTtgcgtaacccagggactgcatGCAACTGCAATGAAGACTTGGAATGTTGTATTAGTGTGGTTATTGTGTAACTTGTGGCCAAGTTCACACCTGTGTTTTAAATCTGAATTAGGTAGTGAAGTGCTGATATAACAAAGCTTGTTGAATATCAGgtgattttatttctctctgcatCAAATTataactgtggatgctggaggtTACTGTCCGATTTATACCACAATGCTGGTAGTTTCATCATAAGATCCAGGCTAACATATTTCAAGTTATATTGCACTTAAAATGAGTGATTACAAGTTTGCCACTGTGGTGATGAGACTGTAAGATGTTTGAGATGATGTATTAATAGTCTCTagttgtttaaatatttttactCTTTATCAATAAATTGGAAATAATTCCTTAATGTGTTGGGAAGAGTGTTACATTGAGAAGAGAATAAAAGTGGAACATGATTTGAGAAAACCTGTGACTGTAATTGTAAAGCTTCAGTCACTGTGGGAGTTAGCTCAGAATGAATTAATAGGTAGAGCTTACAGATCTTGATTGTAGCAGTTTGGTAGATTGGGTAACATGATGATTATGCAGTATTGTCACTAGTTCAGTGACCTACAGCAGATCATGTGAAATATTAGGGCACACATTTGGTTCACTGATTTCATTAAAATGTAATGGGCACTTGAAGTTTAATTGCCAAGCCTGTTTGAATTGTTCATTTAATAAATGGTGTAAATATCATCCCACAAATCTGAGTTGTGAGGAAATTTAATAAAGCAATCTGTTCTTTTCTCATGATAGCATGCAATAAAGTAATAGCTTTGGTTCGCTGTGCCTGATCCTAGTAAGCATTTATTTTTGGTGGAGTTGGTTGTCATGTATTTTATCCAGCAAAGCTGTTCTGTCACTTCCCATTGAGAGAAAATGCATTTTTGCTGTTATACATCAGTCTTGTATTTAGCAACAATAGTTTGCATTCACATTGTGCCTTCAACGTAGGAAAACATCCCAAGGATCTTCACTGGAACATAATCAGACAAATGTTGGCATTGAGCAAAAGGAGGAGCTATTAGGATGGGTGACTAAAAACTTGGCCAGggacgtaggtttaaggaaaGTCTTAAAGGAAAGGAAGGATGCTAAAATAACATTTACGAATGTAAAAGGATAACTTTATGAAAGAATTAGcatacagttttaaaataatgttaaagcATGTTCAGTCTTGTGTTGAATCAACACTTTCTCTGTGTTTCAATAATTACAATTGACTTGGTTTCAAACTGTGCCATATTGCATCAAGTTGAGAGGCAGAAAAGAGAATTTGGTGGGAAGGGTGGCATGCAAGATGGGAGGATTCCTGCTACCTATGAAAATCTGTTATTTCAAGTTGATATATGCTGTCAAGTTTGTTCATAATCACTGCATAAAATCATTGTAACTTTGAAATGCAGAGGGAAGCAATTAATCCTGTTGTGCTGTTTCTGATTCTTGGAAAGAGCTGGGTTTAATCTTGCCTTTTCCGGACAATCCACATAATTCCTCATCAATTGCAAATCCTTTTTTATAGAATCTGATGACCTTAACCCCATGTGTGACTGGTGCACGTGCATAAATGCATGTGAGCATTCCTAGATTTACAAAAAAGGTTGCATTCCTGGAATCTattttgttaaacaaaatttTGCAAATTGAAAAGGCTGAATGAATTGCATTGTGGGTTTTGTATTGGTGGAGTGCAGTGCACTACTcattagaacagaaaatggaTTCATAAACAGAAGTCTGCCCTAAAGTCTCAATGGCATTATAGCATCAAGTTGTGAATTAACTATTTGTAAGTGGAGTAGTACCTGTACTTCATATTTCTACTGAAGTTGCTATTTCTCTATCACTTAGTGTTACTCTCAGAAAGACAAAGATTAAAATGGCACATGCCATGGTTACTGAATTCCAGGAGTTCCTGAATTAAGACAACAGATAATTGGTGGTTAATTGTAATTTAATCCCGagtcctttatttttaaaaattattttttatggGTCATTAATAACTTTGAGAATTTCTGGTATGGCAATGAACCAGGGCCatttagaaaatttaaaaaaaagctacaggtgctataaatctgaaataaaaacaaagttgtaAACCTGGAATGTcatctccatttctctctgcagaatcatgcttgacctgctcagtatttccagcacttggtttttATTCTAGTTTGCATGAAAATGTGGTACCCTGCATATTAGCATTGACCAGTGAATGCTTGATCAGCATGCATGAGGGTCCCTGCTGTCAGTGATCCTGCATTTCCATTTCATTTACTAATTGTATGTTGGTGGAACCATCGCAATTCATTGACCAAGATTTTTGCTTTGGGAATCCAGGCAGTGCTTTTCTTGATCTTGCCATATTGCTAGTAGATTTCCTTTTTGGAATCTTTATCAGAATGACCTGATATTCATCCATTACATACAAAGTGGCTTATTACTGGTAAGAAGATGAATCACAAATACTGCTCAGAGCAACATTTCATGAATAAAGACATTTTAATGTTACTGTCCTGGAAGGATTTGAAATTTCCATAACATTTGTATTATTTTTGAGTTCTTCCAAATATTGATTTTAACTGTTATTCTTTACTTTGTTGCATCATCTGAGATTTTGTATAGATCTCAAGTGAGGACAGAACTGTTCCCTACAGTTGACTGTTTTCCAACAAAGACATCCAAGGCTTGTGCATGAGTAATAGGTCTTGCCACTTGCGTGGTTGTAAAGAACTTAGCATGTCATGCTTTGGGGGGTTATTCACAATGTGTATTGCATTATAGAATATGGATAAATGGTTAAaacattacttaaatttaaataatggagacgcaagagactgcagatgctggaatctggagcaaaaagcaaactgctgtaggaactcaacaggtcaggcagcacctgtggagggaagtggacaatggACATTTTGGTTGAAGTccattcatctggactccagatgaagggtcttgacggggaatgttaactgtccatttctatccataggtgctgcttgacctgatgagttcctccagcagtttgctttttgctttaaATAATTTGGTCACAACAGTGAGATTTCAACCATGAAAATATTTGTAGATTTAAGTTGTAAGTTCcaagttttcttttacttttctaGTGGAAAGGTGATCAATGAGGCAAATGGTGAAATTAAATTGGAGGTGGAGCCAAAGGAATCTGAAGTTGTGGCTGGTACCACTGTGGACACGCAGGATGAACAGATTGTAAACAGTAGTGATCATGCATTATCCAGCTTAGATGAAAAGCAAAGTGATAATCCTGGTGAGTACAGATGTTCTTTCTCTCCTATTCCTAAAAAGCATTATTGAAATTTAAACTAGTGGATACACCATACAGTATTAAAATTCTGCCTTCGTTTTATTTGAAGATCCATTTTTTCTTGTGATTCGGGGACTGCTATTTGgcttctcattctcctgtacttaCCATGCAGCCTTCGAGCCTGAGACAGTTATATGCAAGCAtaatccaactaatcccattcCCTGCTTTCTTCCCCTTACCCTACAAATGCATTCTATTCAAGTACTAATTCAGTTCTCTTAGGGCCATGACTGAATGCCCTGGCATTATCCCCTTTTAGTGGTGCATTGCAGATCCTAGCCGCTCACTGCCTAAAAAGTTACAGGAGGAAAAactgttttttgttcttttgctaTTAGCTTTCATTCTCTGTCCACTGGTTCATGACCCAATAAAATTTTGCTCTCCCTCCtgacttcctctgttccaaggagaataatcCCAACTTTTACAGTCAATCTTGATAACTAAAGTTTATCATTCCTCAAATCTTTCTAATGTATTTCTTCTGTAAGGCATTCACTGGAGTGTAGTCTAGAACGGGACACAATCTTCAAGTTTGGCCATGACATGCCAAATACTGCCCGTGGACATAACAGCAGTTTTGATTTGTATTGTGCTTTAATGTAGCAAGACAGTCCTGAATTCCCTATTAGATTTGCTAGCAAGTATCTTGTATATGAACGTAAGTTTTGGATTCCTGCACAGatagaaatattttctttatgttTGCATATTAAACCCTCTTATTCAGACTGAATTTTGAACTTTAACGGATCTGACTGTCAGCATTGAATCTCAGTTGAAATCTGAACAGAAAAATTGCCTTGCATTTCCAATTGCACTGAATGAATGTGGGTGCTACTGACACAATCTTCTTAATGTTCTGGCACATTATTAAGCAGGTCTTAGAAGTTAGGCATtaccttccaccacttcctcttccCAAATGTAAACCCATTGCATTCAAAGCAACTTGCATCTTTCTGTATTTGAGAAAGATGCAAGTTGTTGTGATGCAATGGGTTTACTTCATATCTGACATTATATTCCATTCTGATCCAGATTGCATGATGAgaataaaggaaaaataatacTTGGATCTACCAGAAAAATTTTACCAGTCAAAAGTAAAACCAATAATGAAATTATTTGTCATCATGCCAGCTGGTACAAGGACAGTTCAGAATATCCAATACATGTTGGTTTCAATGGTCTTAGAATTTCTGTGGAATTCTATCTATGAAAACTTGCATAAACCTGTTTATAATTCTGATTATATTTAAAATGTGTGCATTAATTTCTgattcaaaagagaattgattTGTTATAGCTTCAATATGTACCTTGGCAgttgcctctcattatttttatttagatAATAAAGAGAATGTGACTGTGGACAGCATAACAACAGAACAAGTTAATTGCCCAGCTTTGGATAACAAAGAAGATAGTTCCGCTccagcaaaaaaaagcaaaaaacataaacacaagcaCCACCACAAGCACAAAagtaagaagaaaaagaagaggaaaaaaGATGATAAGAAAAGAGACCACTCTAGGTCTCGGTCAAAATCTCAGATGAGTCTGAAGTCAGACTCTGACTTAAAATTACAGCCACAATCACAATCAAAATCCCACTCCAAATCGCCTTTACACACTGAATGTAGTAGCAGAGAGAATGAAAATTCTTCCCTTTTGATGGAATCAGGCAACACTGGGTCAAATAAAAATACAGTTGCTGAAGCAATTGATGTGAATACAGTTGTACCAGTAGGAGTTGAGAAAGAATGCTCATTGGCTGAAATTAAGCCATTGCCACAGGACAATTGTAACATAGATCAACATGCAAAAGAGAACAGTGCTGTTGACACAAATAATGGTATTGAATCAGCTACTGCTGGAAATGTTTCTGAACTATTGACCGCAGTTTCAGCCTGTGAACAGGACCAAGCATCTAGATTGAGTCTTGATAGAAGTTCAGACAATGTACAGTCAAAATCTACTCAGACtgttgaagaaaaaaataaacatgatCGAcctgaagaaaggaaaacaaaaagaagTCGGTCAAGATCTCATTCAAAGTCAACAAAACATCACAAGTCCCAGTTGCATTCCCACTCACAACGTTCTCCTGTAAGAAAATCATCTGCCAGCTCAAGTAGTAGACGACATACATCACGGAGTTCATGTTCCAGAAAAAGGCCATCACCAGCTCGACATAGATCAAAGTCAACTTCAAGGGAACGGAAGAAGCACACAGAATCATCCCCAAAGTCTAAAAGGAAAGCGTCTAGATCTCGTTCTATAGCAAAGAAAGAACAACGGTCAAAGTCAAAATCTCGTTCTCCTTTACGGATACACCATAAATCAAGGTCAAGCTCTATAGCAAGGTCCAAATGTCAGTCTAAGTCAAAACCACGACGCTGTTCTAGGTCCAGTTCACGTTCAAAGCGCAGGAGTAGGACTCGTTCAGGATCTCCCCGGCGATCAAAATCCAGAGTAAAGCGATCACCCTCGCCAAGACCCAGGTCGAGATCCAACGACCGGGTATGTCATCGATCAAGTTCTAGAGGATACCTTAGTAGGCTTGTGAGGACACGGAGGTCACCTGATTGGCGAAGGAGATC from Pristis pectinata isolate sPriPec2 chromosome 4, sPriPec2.1.pri, whole genome shotgun sequence carries:
- the LOC127569682 gene encoding protein SON, translated to MATNIEEIFRSFVVKKIKEIEDEKHQSGKVINEANGEIKLEVEPKESEVVAGTTVDTQDEQIVNSSDHALSSLDEKQSDNPDNKENVTVDSITTEQVNCPALDNKEDSSAPAKKSKKHKHKHHHKHKSKKKKKRKKDDKKRDHSRSRSKSQMSLKSDSDLKLQPQSQSKSHSKSPLHTECSSRENENSSLLMESGNTGSNKNTVAEAIDVNTVVPVGVEKECSLAEIKPLPQDNCNIDQHAKENSAVDTNNGIESATAGNVSELLTAVSACEQDQASRLSLDRSSDNVQSKSTQTVEEKNKHDRPEERKTKRSRSRSHSKSTKHHKSQLHSHSQRSPVRKSSASSSSRRHTSRSSCSRKRPSPARHRSKSTSRERKKHTESSPKSKRKASRSRSIAKKEQRSKSKSRSPLRIHHKSRSSSIARSKCQSKSKPRRCSRSSSRSKRRSRTRSGSPRRSKSRVKRSPSPRPRSRSNDRVCHRSSSRGYLSRLVRTRRSPDWRRRSRSPLRRKSTSRTPERLTDLDKAQLLEIAKANAAAMCAKAGMPLPANLKPVVPLVKKVITKKMGCSSIQELTEKCKKIVESNDDNELGNKPHVSEEDEPFSNQPIKVNELKPISFSLNQNATVKATAKTQVALTKEFPVSSGSQHRKKEVLNVYGQWVSVEKDSKETTDDVFPDVCSQVVDISATMSERATAQKRLVKNPYDVEAMSMILRAQEQIDVWAQANSLPGQFTGSTGAQVLTYEELTHSGPQAWIRKDQFLRAAPLTGGMGAQLMQKMGWREGEGLGKNKNGPVEPIVVDFKTDRKGLVAEGEKTQKKFGNFPIMKDLSGKHPVSALMEICNKRKWPPPDFLMVRDSGPDHCKHFLFKVMINGTEYKPSLASPNKKHAKASAATIALQAMGLVPKEGAASATSFKNASDDTT